The Nitrososphaera sp. genomic interval ACGTCGAGACTTACCGGAAAAGCGGCAGGGCTGTTTCGACACCCGTTTGGTTTACCGTTGAAGGAGGCAGAATTTTCGTCGTAACAAGGTCGGACACCGGGAAAATAAAGCGCCTGAGAAATAACAGCAATGTGCGGTTCATGCCATGCGGTTCAAGGGGACAGCCAAAGGGCGAATGGAGAAATGGTACTGCCGCACTGTGCAATGCCGAAGAATTGGAGATTGCGGTCAGGGGCCGGAACAAGAAATACGGATTTCAGGCAAAACTGACAGGGCTCTTGTCAAGGTCGAAGGGCGATCTGGTGGCTTTTGCGATATCGCCAGCCTAGGTTTTTCGTTGGCAAGTTGTCTCGCATTATTGTGGTTTTGACCGCATACGCATAATTCCAAAGGGCAATCGCGCCTGCTGCAGTAGGAGTTTAAAAGAAAAAACAATCTCGGCAGCAGAAGCGGTATTAGGTGAAATCCAGCAGCATCAAGGCGATAGTAGTTTGTAAGATTCCTAGTATGCATAATAGACGTACGCGCCGCTTAATACAATTCATTCCATGAATTACTTTGATTACAATGGCTCTTGTCGGTTTTATTTCCGGGAGCGTTCTTTCGGAGGTAAATGAGTAGATGCCGAGGTACCTCGGTGTCATGATTCTGGCAATCGCCATAATGGCCATAGCCTACGTAGGACGAGACCACCCCGGCACGCTCCTTCAGGATTCGGTCAGCTACTTTAGTTCAATTGGAGCAAGCGCTGCAACTTCCTCTTTGACGGACAAGCCTGATGGCAGCCTTCCAAACCGGTTCGACCAAGGACAGGTGAAGCAGTACGTCCAGGAAAAGTTTACTCAAGGACTCGGTCAAGGCGCTGCTGGAGAGGACACGGTCTCTCAGGCAATTGCATCTGATTCAGCAGTCCTTTCGGCAACGGCGGATAAC includes:
- a CDS encoding PPOX class F420-dependent oxidoreductase; amino-acid sequence: MTSDSISDLAGQKYLNVETYRKSGRAVSTPVWFTVEGGRIFVVTRSDTGKIKRLRNNSNVRFMPCGSRGQPKGEWRNGTAALCNAEELEIAVRGRNKKYGFQAKLTGLLSRSKGDLVAFAISPA